One genomic window of Cercospora beticola chromosome 5, complete sequence includes the following:
- a CDS encoding uncharacterized protein (antiSMASH:Cluster_15~SMCOG1173:WD-40 repeat-containing protein~BUSCO:EOG09261MMR), protein MAAEVKPVAPIRSAPGPAPETVDTTYWKTFKNQLLLPSPHNAGITSITVPDYNPSGSQADTFAITSGSRVQTYSTKTRKLVKTISRFGVDDTARSGVLRRDGRIVLAGGDSGIIQAFDTGSRAILRQWRGEHAHKQPVHIVRWSPSVLTDLMSCSDDRTVRVWDLTEDAAKWTGIGHDDYVRTGGYLPGHGGNMLVSGSYDQTVRIWDTRQNGGRSALTFKFGNKVEDILSLNSASLAVAAGNEVSIVNLVAGQAEHVIRSHQKDVMALSSAQNGTRILTGALDGHVKVHNTASWEVVAAFKYPSPILSLAVVPGAANSDGERDDRHLAVGLQSGLLSLRTRLAGAEKAKVREREKKMAALVAGEADEYERKQKKKDMRQGIRARDRGKDFKGEGADIVITGNDRPRQKKLKSWQKNLRAGEYAKALDEILPVSGSKQHSRDELMTLITVLRHRSALRTALAERSAYRLLPIMTMVHRYVGHPQYINLMYDVLLVILDLYSHKLGDWQMDDGSEKDVVALIHKIKAKVRQAADWATAAHRTLGMVDVLESG, encoded by the coding sequence ATGGCCGCCGAGGTGAAACCCGTTGCACCCATACGATCGGCTCCGGGTCCAGCGCCAGAGACGGTCGACACAACATATTGGAAGACATTCAAGAATCAGCTTCTGCTCCCATCGCCTCACAACGCCGGTATCACGTCCATCACCGTTCCCGACTACAACCCTTCAGGCTCGCAAGCAGACACTTTTGCAATCACGAGTGGTAGCAGAGTACAGACGTACAGCACTAAGACGAGAAAATTGGTCAAGACAATCAGCAGATTCGGCGTGGACGACACAGCGCGATCAGGTGTTCTGAGGCGCGACGGCCGCATTGTGCTTGCGGGAGGCGACAGTGGCATCATACAGGCCTTCGATACAGGATCACGCGCTATCCTGAGACAATGGCGGGGCGAGCATGCACACAAGCAACCTGTGCATATCGTGCGGTGGAGCCCAAGCGTGCTCACAGACTTGATGAGTTGCAGCGACGACCGAACGGTGCGCGTATGGGACTTGACTGAAGACGCTGCAAAGTGGACTGGAATTGGACACGATGACTATGTGCGCACTGGCGGCTACTTGCCAGGCCATGGCGGAAATATGCTCGTCAGTGGCAGCTACGACCAGACAGTGCGTATTTGGGACACGAGACAGAACGGCGGGCGATCGGCCTTGACCTTCAAGTTTGGCAACAAGGTCGAGGATATACTCTCCCTCAACAGCGCAAGTCTAGCAGTCGCGGCGGGCAATGAAGTCTCCATCGTCAATCTGGTAGCGGGACAGGCTGAGCATGTGATTCGTTCCCACCAAAAGGATGTCATGGCACTTTCTTCGGCGCAGAACGGGACGCGCATATTGACCGGAGCGTTGGATGGCCATGTCAAAGTGCACAACACCGCCAGCTGGGAGGTCGTCGCCGCTTTCAAATACCCGTCGCCCATTCTGAGTCTGGCGGTTGTGCCGGGAGCAGCTAATAGCGATGGCGAACGAGACGATAGGCATCTGGCAGTCGGACTTCAAAGCGGCCTGCTGTCACTCCGAACACGATTGGCAGGCGCGGAAAAGGCGAAGGTGCGAGAGAGAGAAAAGAAGATGGCGGCTTTGGTGGCAGGCGAGGCGGACGAATACGAGCGGAAACAAAAAAAGAAGGATATGCGACAGGGCATTCGGGCGCGCGATCGAGGCAAAGATTTCAAAGGCGAGGGCGCCGACATTGTCATCACTGGCAACGACCGCCCGCGCcaaaagaagctgaagtccTGGCAAAAGAACTTGCGTGCAGGTGAATATGCGAAAGCACTGGATGAGATCCTGCCGGTGTCCGGCTCTAAACAACACAGTAGAGACGAGCTCATGACCTTGATCACAGTCTTGAGACATCGGAGTGCACTGCGTACGGCATTGGCCGAACGTTCGGCATACCGGCTCCTCCCCATCATGACCATGGTGCACAGATATGTCGGTCATCCACAATACATCAATCTGATGTACGATGTTCTGCTGGTCATCTTGGATCTTTATAGTCACAAGCTTGGCGATTGGCAGATGGATGATGGCAGCGAGAAGGATGTCGTTGCTTTGATACACAAAATCAAGGCTAAGGTCAGGCAAGCGGCCGATTGGGCCACAGCTGCTCACCGCACATTGGGTATGGTTGATGTGCTCGAGTCGGGTTGA
- a CDS encoding uncharacterized protein (antiSMASH:Cluster_15), giving the protein MVSSNTPLRSLLLGLWLSYPLPLSAQDNSACLIVSRFIQTYTVREQAVSINTDVLTNTTFYPIPQAPVTITNAPTSINAVSTFRWTQANVPMSIISSPYAPSTALAYPSLAQSGAMSTPYPDLGDYYVIAAMGARGAQKRQAGGTYINGNGTVSNDCTTTPIYQIRNGSLSAIINGVAYTYSTEPGVPYQLFIPSTSPGTIQSTFSLAQAGELVWMNTGFASGEAQFCSMNNGSIYAVFQDGAAPQGCLKVQLTLFSTSSCAGLILSTIVGPTGPTGPTGPTGPTGPTGPTGISGAVGATGATGASGASGAVGATGASGAVGATGPTGVSGAVGATGASGAVGATGASGAVGATGASGAVGATGASGAVGATGATGPTGASGAVGATGASGAVGATGASGAVGATGASGAVGATGASGAVGATGASGAVGATGASGAVGATGATGPTGASGAVGATGPTGVSGAVGATGASGAVGATGASGAVGATGASGAVGATGPTGASGAVGATGASGAVGATGASGAVGATGASGAVGATGPTGASGAVGATGASGAVGATGASGAVGATGASGAVGATGASGAVGATGASGAVGATGATGPAGPTGASGAVGATGASGAVGATGASGAPGATGASGAVGATGATGPTGASGAVGATGATGATGATGVSGAVGATGPAGSAGASGAVGATGSRGPSGPSGPPGPTPSAYARFGYLGCFVQTGNSGSSTGLALPIYGGSYANAAAAACRDLAIAAAVIYYELVNTGSSTVDCFYGDQITYVTSQTGGLGLNGATGDAGDNNCYPCNGGPVPGSIAGACGNQTVGTAAIYARAF; this is encoded by the exons ATGGTTTCTTCGAACACTCCTCTAAGGAGTCTGCTCCTCGGCTTATGGCTGAGCTATCCACTTCCTCTGAGCGCACAGGACAACTCAGCATGTCTTATTGTCTCGAGATTCATCCAGACTTACACCGTCCGCGAGCAAGCCGTATCGATTAACACCGATGTCCTCACAAATACTACATTCTACCCGATCCCTCAAGCGCCTGTCACGATCACCAATGCGCCGACAAGCATCAACGCAGTGTCCACTTTTCGATGGACCCAAGCAAACGTGCCCATGTCAATCATCAGTTCTCCATACGCGCCCTCTACAGCCCTTGCATACCCAAGTCTGGCACAGTCTGGAGCGATGTCCACACCATATCCTGATCTGGGCGACTACTATGTTATTGCAGCAATGGGCGCACGAGGAGCACAAAAGCGTCAGGCTGGCGGT ACATATATCAACGGCAACGGCACAGTATCCAACGATTGTACAACAACGCCAATCTACCAAATCCGCAATGGCAGTCTCAGCGCTATCATCAATGGCGTAGCTTACACCTACTCCACTGAGCCTGGTGTGCCTTATCAGCTATTTATCCCATCGACTTCTCCTGGCACCATCCAGTCGACGTTCTCTCTCGCGCAGGCAGGTGAGCTTGTATGGATGAACACCGGCTTCGCAAGTGGTGAAGCTCAATTTTGTTCCATGAACAACGGAAGCATCTACGCAGTCTTCCAGGATGGAGCGGCTCCACAAGGCTGTCTGAAGGTGCAGCTGACGCTGTTCTCGACGTCTTCTTGTGCTGGACTCATCTTGTCGACGATTGTTGGC CCTACTGGTCCAACGGGTCCTACCGGTCCGACTGGTCCTACTGGTCCAACTGGTCCTACAGGTATTTCCGGTGCTGTAGGAGCGACAGGTGCTACGGGTGCTTCAGGTGCCTCAGGCGCGGTAGGCGCTACTGGTGCTTCAGGTGCGGTTGGTGCCACAGGTCCGACGGGTGTATCAGGTGCCGTCGGAGCCACTGGAGCCTCAGGAGCAGTCGGAGCCACTGGAGCCTCAGGTGCAGTTGGAGCCACTGGAGCGTCGGGTGCAGTTGGAGCGACTGGAGCGTCGGGAGCAGTCGGTGCCACTGGAGCCACAGGTCCAACGGGTGCATCAGGTGCGGTCGGAGCCACTGGAGCGTCAGGTGCAGTCGGAGCCACTGGCGCATCAGGAGCAGTGGGAGCCACTGGAGCCTCAGGAGCAGTCGGAGCCACTGGAGCCTCAGGAGCAGTTGGAGCCACCGGTGCATCGGGTGCAGTTGGAGCCACTGGAGCATCGGGAGCAGTCGGTGCCACTGGAGCCACTGGTCCAACGGGCGCATCAGGTGCGGTCGGAGCCACAGGTCCAACGGGTGTCTCAGGTGCCGTTGGAGCCACTGGAGCGTCAGGAGCAGTTGGAGCGACTGGTGCATCCGGAGCCGTCGGTGCTACTGGTGCTTCAGGCGCAGTCGGAGCCACAGGTCCAACAGGCGCATCGGGTGCAGTGGGCGCCACAGGAG CATCTGGTGCAGTTGGAGCGACTGGTGCCTCAGGTGCTGTTGGTGCTACCGGTGCTTCAGGCGCTGTCGGAGCCACGGGTCCAACGGGTGCATCAGGCGCAGTAGGCGCTACAGGAG CATCTGGTGCTGTCGGTGCTACCGGTGCCTCAGGTGCTGTCGGTGCCACTGGTGCTTCAGGCGCTGTCGGTGCTACCGGTGCTTCAGGAGCTGTCGGAGCAACTGGTGCTAGTGGTGCAGTGGGCGCCACAGGCG CGACCGGTCCAGCTGGCCCTACCGGTGCTTCAGGCGCTGTCGGTGCTACCGGTGCCTCAGGAGCTGTCGGAGCAACTGGTGCTAGTGGTGCCCCGGGAGCTACTGGAGCTTCTGGAGCAGTGGGCGCTACAGGAG CAACGGGTCCAACTGGTGCCTCAGGAGCCGTCGGA GCCACTGGTGCTACCGGTGCTACCGGTGCTACCGGTGTCTCTGGAGCAGTCGGAGCTACTGGTCCTGCTGGAT CTGCTGGTGCCTCAGGAGCTGTCGGTGCAACTGGTTCTCGCGGA CCTTCAGGAC CTTCTGGTCCTCCTGGCCCAACGCCTTCGGCCTACGCTCGATTCGGTTACCTAGGCTGCTTCGTACAGACGGGCAACAGCGGTTCGTCAACCGGACTCGCTCTGCCTATTTACGGAGGCTCGTACGCAAATGCAGCGGCCGCAGCCTGCAGAGATCTAGCCATCGCTGCAGCCGTCATCTATTACGAACTTGTCAACACTGGATCATCAACAGTGGACTGCTTCTACGGCGACCAGATCACATACGTCACATC GCAAACCGGTGGACTTGGACTGAATGGCGCAACGGGCGACGCAGGAGACAACAACTGTTATCCATGCAACGGAGGCCCGGTCCCTGGTTCGATTGCAGGAGCTTGCGGCAACCAGACAGTCGGGACTGCAGCAATTTATGCGCGAGCCTTCTAA